A section of the Phaseolus vulgaris cultivar G19833 chromosome 8, P. vulgaris v2.0, whole genome shotgun sequence genome encodes:
- the LOC137824750 gene encoding uncharacterized protein: MWDTLEVTHEGTNDVKRARKHTLIQEYEMFRMHKGETIVEVQKWFTHIVNNLLSLGKTFDKEELNIKILKYLDRSWQPKVTAISESKDLTSMTTASLFGKLREHELEMNRLSIQENEDKHVRAIALKDPLIENQHMWYLDSGCSKHMTGVKSKFVNLILKQEGHVTYGDNNKGKILERGTISDKSNFLIHDVLYLEGLKHSLLNISQLCGSTVEQDALMSPNPREKLEDLAAGFTWTLFLESKSDAFATFKKLAKRL; encoded by the exons atgtgggatactcttgaagtgactcatgaaggcACCAATGATGTGAAAAGGGCAAGAAAACACACTCTCATACAAGaatatgagatgttcagaatgcatAAGGGAGAAACAATTGTAGAAGTGCAAAAATGGTTTACTCACATTGTAAATAATCTTTTGAGTCTTGGGAAAACatttgataaagaagagttgAATATCAAAATTCTCAAGTATCTTGATAGATCATGGCAGCCCAAGGTTACTGCCATATCTGAATCAAAGGATCTAACCTCCATGACCACTGCTTCATTGTTTGGAAAGTTGAGAGAGCACGAGTTAGAGATGAACAGGCTAAGCATTCAAGAGAATGAGGACAAGCATGTGAGGGCAATTGCATTGAAG GATCCCTTGATAGAAAATCAGCATatgtggtacttggacagtgggtgctccaagcatatgacaggggtGAAATCCAAATTTGTCAACCTAATCCTCAAGCAAGAAGGGCATGtgacctatggagacaacaataaagggaagattcTTGAGAGAGGCACCATTAGTGACAAGAGCAACTTCCTTATTCATGATGTTCTATATCTAGAAGGGTTGAAGCATAGTCTACTCAACATTAGTCAGTTGTGTG GGTCAactgttgaacaagatgctttgatgtctccaaatccaagagaaaagcttgaagaccttgctgctgg gttcaccTGGACACTGTTTCtagaatcaaagagtgatgctttTGCTACCTTCAAAAAGCTTGCTAAGAGGTTGTAA